The Schizosaccharomyces pombe strain 972h- genome assembly, chromosome: I genome contains a region encoding:
- the btb3 gene encoding ubiquitin ligase Btb3, with protein MASQDQNTGTTHVELQGGENSKKLFSKYDLWSKAMDEKKLSSSLFTVNDTQEFLELCEACRRGDLEVVKSLVENYNTPINQVDQFDYSPLVLASLCGHEPVVKFLLENGALCERDTFQGERCLYGALNDNIRRMLLSYDITKAIDESQPYASHITSLLSNSALHFTTDIVFAGQYGRVFAHKFYLAARSSYFKSKFSKLGPSEHEIEVKHFAKEFESILRYLYLDTNAVFTKQYNNALLSIGKKFQLNDFIALYEKDREQLHSRDWKKIQLAKTQNDLGEFLDYIISNYKVPIESLNQPSDQYSFHDAYLQSYTHRYPVHRAIMCRCEYFLDMLAGPFLESNQELPVLSLPFSSSVVEIVLKFLYTDKTDIAPELALDVVYVADMLSLDKDRSLKSLASIVITKQEEPIDSIYDILRTAWDTSTPRLEQYASEYMANHLEHLIDDPEFCELVKESADRILQRQETDTIELIDDIRYFLSKRFGIYHEDLCIDGVVDTLTPYESEYNQKMEMIDDLLDKLELQA; from the exons atggCTTCTCAAGATCAAAATACAGGGACAACACATGTCGAATTGCAAGGTGGtgaaaattctaaaaagcttttctcCAAGTATGACCTTTGGTCAAAGGCAATGGATGAGAAGAAGCTGTCTTCCTCACTTTTCACAGTAAATGATACCCAAGAATTTCTTGAGCTTTGTGAAGCTTGTCGGCGTGGAGATTTGGAAGTTGTCAAGAG TTTGGTCGAAAACTATAACACACCTATTAATCAAGTAGACCAATTTGACTACTCGCCTTTAGTCCTTGCGAGTCTTTGCGGGCATGAACCAG TTgtaaaatttcttcttgaaAATGGTGCTTTATGCGAACGAGATACTTTTCAAGGAGAAAGATGTTTGTATGGTGCCcttaatgataatattCGCCGTATGCTTCTTTCTTATGATATTACTAAAGCCATTGATGAGTCCCAACCTTATGCTAGTCACATAACTTCCTTGTTGTCGAACTCGGCTTTACATTTTACTACTGACATAGTCTTTGCCGGTCAATATGGTAGGGTTTTTGCTCATAAATTCTATTTAGCTGCCAGAAGTtcatattttaaatcaaaattttcgaAATTGGGACCCAGTGAACATGAAATTGAAGTCAAACATTTTGCTAAAGAGTTTGAATCAATTTTGCGATATCTCTACTTAGACACAAATGCTGTTTTCACCAAACAGTATAACAATGCTCTTCTGAgtattggaaaaaaattccagtTAAACGATTTTATCGCATTGTATGAAAAAGATCGCGAGCAGTTACACTCTAGAGATTGGAAGAAAATCCAGTTGGCAAAAACTCAAAATGATCTAGGAGAATTTTTGGATTATATAATCTCTAACTACAAAGTACCCATTGAATCTCTTAACCAACCTTCCGATCAGTATTCGTTTCACGATGCTTACTTGCAATCTTATACACACCGCTATCCCGTCCATCGTGCCATCATGTGCAGAtgtgaatattttttggacATGTTAGCAGGACCATTTTTGGAAAGCAATCAAGAACTACCGGTTTTGTCTTTACCTTTTTCAAGTTCTGTTGTTGAAATTGTATTGAAGTTTTTATATACCGACAAAACTGATATAGCGCCGGAATTAGCTTTAGATGTAGTTTACGTTGCAGACATGTTGTCGTTAGATAAAGATAGAAGCTTGAAATCTTTAGCTTCTATAGTTATTACTAAACAAGAAGAGCCTATAGATAGTATTTACGATATTCTACGAACAGCTTGGGATACGTCTACGCCTCGCCTGGAGCAATACGCTTCCGAATATATGGCAAATCATTTGGAGCACTTGATTGACGATCCTGAATTCTGTGAATTAGTCAAAGAAAGTGCTGATCGAATTTTACAGAGACAAGAAACAGACACGATCGAACTCATTGATGATATTCGTTATTTCCTCTCAAAACGTTTTGGCATTTACCATGAGGATTTGTGCATTGATGGAGTTGTAGATACATTAACACCTTATGAAAGCGAATAtaatcaaaaaatggagATGATTGACGATTTACTAGATAAACTGGAGCTACAAGCTTAA
- the mug133 gene encoding protein Mug133, with protein sequence MEECKLDINKGKDAEILYEEYKYHEIKEMSFSSCARTSPELLKKFGCDAHVITSVEGAPKKENKKIWEFFKGSNKIKNLFTMFTCCFANDEEEIWGEETNESVVYKEYTYNSRWKIEIPSYPVREIPYVVADTPYNKLLCPLSSLEWVSKLILMDNANSIGMKNNRYSTNPFIYGMCYIIRNNANRILLESCYCENSTGMSTCPRILEFMPYEPLLKYNSYRLLSTYENSYKELSEMLTNNNAPLEVLIHHVMLYHYYPSFLQSALWTAVSSYLEERCNNGLYSKLLVKAAKQHFGDIRLYFVTPDDIYTFDHCNNWIAIVTRNFMAYIETKRKLEFDSIPFNCPLITQLFPLISSPKEMAWLLLIVCTDSNESWFPVHAYINTKTRILRPRSPKLDFFLKESDLLYFQDKQSISEFDIIRKDLLEDLIQCDSYVNTREQLRRRRETLNRKRITIAKLQNNHSQITFPYKRHNIHKSVDSIQFCKPASNLLTLKDNSYTQIPLEPLLLAEISV encoded by the coding sequence ATGGAAGAGTGTAAATTAGATATTAATAAAGGAAAGGACGCCGAAATTTTATACGAGGAATACAAATATcatgaaattaaagaaatgtCCTTTAGTTCTTGTGCTAGAACAAGTCCGGAacttcttaaaaaatttggatgTGATGCGCATGTTATAACTTCGGTCGAAGGTGCACCtaaaaaagagaataaaaaaatttgggaaTTCTTCAAAGGttctaataaaattaaaaatctCTTTACGATGTTCACTTGCTGTTTTGCGAACGACGAGGAAGAGATTTGGGGTGAAGAAACAAATGAATCAGTTGTTTACAAAGAATATACTTACAACTCCCGCTGGAAAATAGAGATTCCAAGTTATCCAGTTAGAGAGATACCATATGTAGTGGCAGATACTCCGTATAACAAACTTCTTTGTCCGCTCAGTTCTTTGGAATGggtttcaaaattaattctAATGGATAATGCAAACAGTATTGGCATGAAGAATAATAGATACTCTACTAATCCTTTCATTTACGGCATGTGCTATATTATAAGAAACAATGCAAATCGAATCCTTTTAGAATCATGCTATTGTGAAAATAGTACAGGAATGTCTACGTGCCCTCGTATCCTAGAGTTCATGCCTTACGAACCccttttaaaatacaaCAGCTACAGACTGTTGTCAACTTATGAAAATTCTTACAAAGAATTAAGCGAAATGCTTACAAACAATAACGCACCATTAGAAGTTTTGATTCATCATGTGATGCTATATCATTATTACCCATCCTTTTTACAAAGCGCATTATGGACGGCTGTTAGTAGTTATTTAGAAGAGCGATGCAATAATGGATTGTACTCTAAGCTCCTAGTCAAAGCTGCGAAACAACACTTTGGAGACATTCGTCTATACTTCGTTACTCCAGACGATATATATACTTTTGACCATTGTAACAACTGGATTGCAATTGTTACACGAAATTTCATGGCTTATATTGAAACAAAGCGAAAGCTGGAGTTTGATAGTATTCCATTCAATTGCCCATTAATTACGCAACTTTTTCCCTTGATATCATCTCCAAAAGAAATGGCATGGCTATTATTGATCGTCTGCACCGATTCCAACGAATCTTGGTTTCCCGTACATGCATACATCAATACGAAAACAAGAATTTTACGACCGCGAAGTCCCAAATTAGATTTCTTTCTAAAGGAAAGTGACTTGCTATATTTTCAAGATAAGCAATCAATTTCCGAATTTGATATAATAAGAAAAGATTTGCTGGAAGATCTAATCCAATGCGACAGTTATGTCAATACACGAGAACAGCTAAGACGACGGCGGGAAACGCTTAACCGCAAAAGGATCACAATTGCAAAACTCCAAAACAATCACTCACAGATTACTTTTCCGTACAAAAGGCATAATATTCATAAATCAGTTGATAGTATTCAGTTTTGCAAACCTGCCTCTAACCTGTTAACACTAAAAGACAATTCATATACACAAATACCTCTCGAGCCTTTACTGTTGGCGGAAATAAGCGTGTGA
- the adk1 gene encoding adenylate kinase Adk1 — MAGMRLILVGPPGAGKGTQAPNIQKKYGIAHLATGDMLRSQVARQTELGKEAKKIMDQGGLVSDDIVTGMIKDEILNNPECKNGFILDGFPRTVVQAEKLTALLDELKLDLNTVLELQVDDELLVRRITGRLVHPGSGRSYHLEFNPPKVPMKDDVTGEPLIQRSDDNADALRKRLVTYHEQTTPVVEFYKKKGKWAAVDAAQKPEQVWEQIVAILEKAE; from the coding sequence ATGGCTGGCATGAGACTTATTTTAGTTGGACCTCCAGGTGCTGGAAAAGGCACTCAGGCCCCCAACATTCAGAAGAAATATGGCATCGCCCATCTTGCTACTGGTGACATGTTGCGCTCTCAAGTAGCTCGTCAAACTGAGCTCGGTAAAGAAGCTAAGAAGATCATGGATCAGGGTGGTCTTGTCAGCGATGACATTGTCACTGGTATGATCAAGGATGAGATCCTCAACAATCCTGAGTGCAAGAACGGCTTCATCCTGGACGGTTTCCCCCGTACTGTCGTCCAAGCTGAAAAGCTTACCGCTCTTCTTGATGAACTCAAACTTGACTTGAATACTGTCCTTGAGTTACAAGTTGATGATGAACTTTTGGTCAGACGTATCACTGGTCGTCTCGTCCATCCCGGATCTGGCCGTAGCTACCACTTGGAATTTAATCCTCCTAAAGTTCCTATGAAAGACGATGTTACTGGCGAGCCTCTTATCCAACGTTCCGATGATAACGCCGATGCTTTGCGCAAGCGTTTGGTCACTTATCACGAACAAACTACTCCTGTCGTTGagttttacaaaaagaaggGTAAATGGGCTGCTGTTGATGCTGCTCAAAAACCTGAGCAAGTTTGGGAGCAGATCGTTGCTATTCTTGAGAAGGCTGAgtaa
- the chz1 gene encoding histone chaperone Chz1 encodes MSEEPKKIDIKGKGRAIEDLIPDIDDEEDDVDFQDLSSSGESDDSDDSMQEDYDDIHDEEPEDYSAIDPTNIMCSTRTRRKKIDFTKVLEEGQNEDDFEEEDEDYIPPQDKTM; translated from the exons ATGTCTGAAGAACCGAAAAAGATAGATAT AAAAGGAAAGGGAAGAGCCATTGAGGACTTGATCCCTGATATTGACGACGAGGAAGACGATGTTGATTTCCAAGATTTGAGCTCCTCAGGCGAATCCGATGATTCAGACGATTCTATGCAAGAGGATTATGATGATATCCATGACG AAGAGCCTGAGGATTATTCAGCTATTGACCCCACTAACATCATGTGCTCTACAAGAACTAGGAGAAAAAAGATAGACTTTACCAAAGTACTTGAAGAGGGACAAAATGAAgatgattttgaagaagaggatgagGATTATATACCACCACAAGATAAAACTATGTGA
- the alp11 gene encoding tubulin-specific chaperone cofactor B, whose amino-acid sequence MNEITLFIKSSSANAERRINPQWTVSQLKTKLVPIVGTPEQYQKLTYEPASSTVPGHVFTSEEENLDLGEFKLQPLGTIVVEDTRPPHLRLDFDDLSQVDKYVMPREQYENRTDSVYAWKKRNQLGRFNPDFEASKASRQESLKRELVDLQKNLNSRCCAAGERYGTIRYIGLVPEINNDNLWVGVEFDEPVGKNDGTVSGKRYFNAKNKHGSFLRSSEVEVGDFPPEDILEGL is encoded by the coding sequence ATGAATGAGATAACTCTCTTTATTAAATCTTCCTCTGCAAATGCTGAACGAAGGATTAACCCACAATGGACTGTTAGTCAGCTTAAGACCAAATTAGTTCCTATCGTAGGGACACCAGAACAATACCAAAAACTTACGTATGAACCTGCTTCCAGTACAGTCCCTGGACACGTTTTCACTAGCGAAGAAGAGAATTTAGACCTAGGGGAATTCAAGCTTCAGCCTCTGGGGACTATAGTCGTTGAGGATACACGCCCTCCTCATTTGCGTCTAGACTTTGACGATCTTTCACAGGTTGATAAATATGTAATGCCTCGTGAACAGTATGAGAACAGGACAGATTCTGTCTATGCctggaaaaaaagaaatcagcTTGGACGATTCAATCCAGACTTTGAAGCAAGTAAAGCTTCTCGACAAGAATCTTTAAAACGTGAATTAGTCGacttacaaaaaaatttaaattctaGGTGCTGTGCAGCAGGAGAGAGATATGGAACTATTCGCTATATTGGACTAGTGCCtgaaattaataatgaCAATCTGTGGGTTGGCGTCGAATTTGATGAACCAGTTGGGAAAAATGATGGGACAGTCAGCGGAAAGAGATACTTTAATgcgaaaaataaacatgGATCCTTTCTTCGATCTTCTGAAGTTGAAGTAGGAGACTTCCCTCCAGAAGATATTTTAGAAGGTCTTTGA
- the trm9 gene encoding tRNA (uridine) methyltransferase trm9: protein MEIEYENEYVHQVYDKIATHFSDTRYKPWPVVEKFLKSLPLGSVGVDIGCGNGKYQKVNPNVYMIGSDRCVKLVKIASNLGPMVISDGLHVPHPSNRFDFALSIAVIHHFSNENRRLQAVQEVLRPLVKGGKALFFVWALEQKNSRRGFSEDGPQDVYVPWILKRQYEYPNAKPEELKGHDPAENIAYQRYYHLFRKGELNELVETAGGSILEHGYDRDNWWVIAEKN from the exons atggAAATAGAGTACGAAAATGAATATGTTCATCAAGTATATGATAAGATTGCAACACATTTCTCAGATACTCGATACAAG CCATGGCCAGTggttgaaaaatttttaaaatctttgcCTTTGGGCTCTGTAGGAGTAGACATTGGGTGCGGAAATGGCAAATACCAAAAGGTTAACCCAAATGTTTACATGATAGGAAGCGATCGTTGCGTAAAACTTGTTAAAATAGCAAGCAATCTAGGTCCTATGGTTATTTCTGATGGCCTGCACGTACCTCATCCAAGCAATCGGTTTGATTTTGCCTTAAGCATAGCTGTAATCCATCATTTCAGCAATGAAAACCGAAGGTTGCAAGCTGTTCAGGAAGTTTTAAGACCATTAGTAAAAGGAGGGAAAGCactattttttgtttgggCTTTAGAACAAAAGAATTCAAGGCGTGGTTTTTCAGAAGACGGACCGCAGGACGTTTATGTTCCTTGGATATTAAAAAGGCAATATGAGTATCCAAATGCAAAGCCGGAGGAATTAAAGGGGCACGATCCTGCTGAAAATATTGCGTATCAACGTTACTACCATTTATTTCGCAAGGGTGAATTAAATGAGTTAGTAGAGACCGCAGGCGGCTCAATATTGGAACATGGCTACGACCGTGATAACTGGTGGGTAATTGCTGAAAAAAACTAA
- the rnh201 gene encoding ribonuclease H2 complex subunit Rnh201 has product MKDDHDAWEPEELVSDNNSSENELQEDQNSSITFLPPSVNKSNPAKSNYYHSTVTDDISKSQPYRLGVDEAGRGPVLGPMVYAVAYCPVDFDLTNYGFADSKTLASLKREELLKLICNKSNELGKNVGWSTMSISARELAAGMLRYRNKYNLNLQAHDTTIDLIKKVYESGINVTEIYVDTVGPPISYQEKLQAHFPQAKVTVTKKADSLFPIVSLASICAKVTRDIQLECARESIRTENWGSGYSSDARTTEWLKVNVDKIFGWKGDIVRYSWKTAKDLLELPSKSQSSIEIDWHEDDDTPTLNFTQKKKPNPASRSWFGSEFYF; this is encoded by the coding sequence ATGAAAGATGATCACGATGCATGGGAACCAGAAGAACTAGTCAGTGACAATAACTCTTCAGAAAATGAGCTACAAGAAGACCaaaattcttcaataacttttttacCACCTTCAGTTAATAAATCGAATCCCGCAAAATCGAATTACTATCATTCAACAGTCACTGATGATATTTCCAAGAGTCAGCCATATCGATTAGGAGTAGATGAAGCTGGTAGAGGCCCTGTCTTAGGACCTATGGTATATGCTGTCGCTTACTGTCCAGTCGATTTCGATTTGACCAACTATGGGTTTGCTGACAGTAAAACTTTGGCCTCCTTAAAGCGAGAGGAACTTCTGAAATTAATTTGCAACAAATCTAACGAGCTAGGAAAAAACGTTGGATGGTCTACTATGTCTATTTCCGCAAGAGAATTAGCTGCAGGAATGCTGAGGTACCGGAACAAGtataatttaaatcttcaaGCACATGATACGACAATTgacttaataaaaaaagtttatgaATCAGGAATAAATGTTACAGAGATTTACGTGGATACAGTAGGACCTCCAATATCATACCAGGAAAAATTACAAGCTCATTTTCCTCAAGCGAAAGTCACTGTCACTAAAAAAGCAGATTCCCTTTTTCCCATCGTGAGTTTAGCTTCTATCTGTGCTAAAGTTACTAGAGATATTCAACTGGAATGCGCTCGTGAAAGTATTCGAACTGAGAACTGGGGTTCTGGATATTCTTCTGACGCTCGAACTACCGAGTGGTTAAAAGTAAATGTCGATAAAATTTTCGGATGGAAGGGAGACATAGTTAGATATTCATGGAAAACCGCTAAGGATTTACTAGAATTACCTTCCAAATCACAGTCTTCGATTGAAATAGATTGGCACGAAGATGACGATACTCCTACTTTGAACTTTACACAGAAAAAGAAACCGAATCCGGCTTCTCGTTCGTGGTTTGGATCagagttttatttttag
- the pcf11 gene encoding cleavage and polyadenylation specificity factor, which produces MDLVELDYLSALEDLTFNSKPIIHTLTYIAQENEPYAISIVNAIEKHIQKCPPNCKLPALYLLDSISKNLGAPYTYFFGLHLFSTFMSAYTVVEPRLRLKLDQLLATWKQRPPNSSSLEPVFSPIVTAKIENALLKYKSTILRHQSPLLANTSISSFSAPIDANINSYSSFSDPASSYKPSLPSVPFGFQHISGTSPSPGFITLDSLLSDVNRMIVTEQARFIKNPYDNMAKKRFEILLQLKNVLSSSALPYDQLLAIKNQLAQLEKPASPSTSSVATSAPSVPSALSSISSTPFMKPSIPSTIPTIPSAYSASVSSQPPLTHSYVHPGPQSHKYSLSSGPPASLYNANALTPEESSSIDSLFANLQAAGLVPPSAGGKSQGPQASCTEAVSLTADIDLSKSSLATPRPKLSSLLYENYSNQCANCGRRYGNDPESRKELDKHSDWHFRINKRIRESSLHGINRCWFVMEEEWVNSKEEEDLITETAQEIEEQRQKQMESVRSQYVLTPLDPIAASEPCPICQEKFQSVWHEEAEVWVFMNAVEEEGRIFHATCLQEVRPSENKHSNTNTSTQNLAEAAVSSNIKNATGDASKDSQPDVQNLLQGIDIQSILQALGKRKERDDSMDSMSSKVIKQESK; this is translated from the exons atggaTTTAGTGGAATTGGATTACTTAAGTGCATTAGAAGATTTAACGTTTAACAGTAAACCTATCATCCATACTCTTACTTATATCGCGCAGGAGAATGAGCCTTATGCTATTAGCATCGTGAACGCCATTGAAAAACATATCCAAAAA TGCCCACCTAACTGTAAACTTCCAGCGCTTTACCTTTTAGATTCTATTTCTAAGAATTTAGGAGCTCCTtatacttatttttttggccttcatcttttttcgACATTTATGAGTGCATACACCGTAGTAGAACCCCGTCTGCGCTTAAAACTGGATCAATTATTAGCTACTTGGAAACAACGTCCACCGAATTCAAGTTCTTTGGAGCCCGTATTTTCCCCCATAGTTACagcaaaaattgaaaacgcATTACTAAAATACAAATCAACAATTTTGAGACATCAGAGCCCTTTACTTGCTAAtacttcaatttcatcattttctgCTCCTATTGACGCTAATATTAACTCCTACTCCTCATTTTCCGATCCGGCATCTTCGTACAAACCGTCTTTACCTTCTGTTCCATTTGGCTTTCAGCATATTTCGGGCACCAGTCCTTCTCCTGGATTTATTACACTGGACTCTCTTTTATCTGATGTTAACCGAATGATTGTTACAGAACAAGCtagatttattaaaaatccTTATGACAACATGGCTAAAAAGCGGTTTGAAATACTATTACAACTCAAAAATGTGCTGTCTTCTTCCGCACTACCTTATGACCAATTGCTGGCTATAAAAAACCAGCTGGCACAATTAGAGAAGCCGGCTTCTCCTTCAACGAGTTCTGTTGCTACGTCTGCTCCCTCCGTGCCTTCTGCATTATCATCTATTTCTTCGACTCCTTTTATGAAACCTTCTATTCCATCTACCATTCCTACAATTCCTTCTGCGTATTCGGCTTCTGTATCTTCGCAACCTCCACTCACTCATTCATATGTCCATCCAGGTCCTCAAAGTCACAAGTATTCGTTATCTTCAGGGCCGCCGGCATCCTTATACAACGCGAACGCGTTAACGCCTGAAGAATCGTCTAGTATAGATTCTCTTTTTGCTAATCTGCAAGCTGCAGGGTTGGTTCCGCCATCTGCTGGTGGTAAGTCTCAAGGTCCACAAGCTTCTTGTACTGAAGCTGTGTCTCTAACAGCAGACATTGACCTTTCTAAATCTTCGCTCGCTACTCCTCGGCCCAAGCTATCTTCTTTGTTATATGAGAATTATTCTAACCAATGCGCAAACTGTGGTAGGCGTTATGGAAATGATCCTGAAAGTAGAAAGGAGTTGGACAAACATTCAGATTGGCATTTTCGGATCAATAAGAGAATTCGTGAAAGTAGCCTTCATGGGATTAATCGCTGTTGGTTTGTGATGGAGGAAGAATGGGTCAATAGcaaagaagaggaagattTAATTACAGAGACTGCTCAGGAAATCGAAGAACAGCGTCAAAAGCAAATGGAATCCGTTAGGTCACAATATGTATTGACACCCTTAGATCCAATTGCTGCGTCCGAGCCTTGTCCAATATGTCAAGAAAAATTCCAAAGTGTTTGGCATGAGGAAGCTGAAGTTTGGGTCTTTATGAATGCAGTCGAAGAGGAAGGCCGTATATTTCATGCGACTTGTTTGCAAGAAGTACGCCCGTCAGAAAACAAACATTCAAACACAAATACTAGTACACAAAATTTAGCGGAAGCAGCTGTTTCGtctaatattaaaaatgctACGGGTGACGCTTCGAAGGACTCTCAACCTGATGTTCAAAATTTGTTACAAGGCATTGATATTCAAAGTATCCTTCAAGCACTTGGTAAACGCAAAGAGAGAGACGATTCAATGGATTCAATGTCTTCTAAAGTTATTAAACAAGAAAGCAAGTGA
- the mpf1 gene encoding meiotic PUF family protein 1, whose translation MQRDEERPIDFGMSLELPKTPNDVNYVKKLITQILYLQTLVSEQQKKIESSTLEVQKKKDQIRELERIYEMNPKSFLTLRRTPALKLLPETLSVELSNEVNLTSSTTSSCVKPSPYLTNCNLKNKDTFPVSKNNCSLSSGIFTNSNGTNNCFSTHPKSLDDAKDNVVPKKLNDTDQFPLWSKNETIDPIDLGYSFISPFSMSFASKGNEILDPGESTNKNLFYEFPNGTTEPFEKNSVHSGKETLQYSATISKWKAMIEQIIFQNDQAASLSLQQQLKNEDIEDNINLINTILPFSVTLMKNKFGNFLIQKCFEYSTEAQLQSFSYFLKKHVKELSIDAFGSHVLQKSLEIYPERFTNNLIEELIECLPATLMQRHSCHVWQKFFETRRKSLVDGIFDHFNKKMQGKWLQVSVSEMGSLVVQTIFENCKEKDKRTCLDEIINNMDQIICGQWGNWVIQHIIEHGSEPDKQRILNSLLKEVESYSTNRYASKVVERALRVCHVTFFDRYVKEITTPQNELPTIFLQEIASNQYGNYIVQYLLQVATPSQINLMAEHLKKHMVSLRGHKYGQRIAALVEKSKS comes from the exons ATGCAGAGAGACGAGGAAAGACCCATTGACTTTGGAATGTCTTTAGAACTCCCAAAAACACCAAATGATGTAAActatgttaaaaaattgattacTCAAATTCTTTATCTCCAAACTCTCGTTTCGGAGcagcaaaaaaagattgagTCATCTACTCTAGAGGTccagaagaagaaggatCAAATAAGAGAATTAGAAAGGATTTATGAGATGAATCCAAAAAGTTTCCTAACTCTTCGACGAACGCCAGCGCTTAAGTTACTTCCTGAGACTTTGTCTGTAGAGCTATCTAATGAAGTAAATCTGACTTCGTCAACCACTTCTTCCTGCGTAAAGCCTTCTCCCTATCTTACAAATTGTAATCTAAAAAACAAGGACACATTTCCCGTtagcaaaaataattgcTCTTTGTCTTCTGGAATTTTTACAAACAGCAATGGCACCAACAATTGTTTTTCGACTCATCCAAAATCCTTGGATGACGCAAAAGACAATGTGGTTcctaaaaaattaaatgataCCGATCAGTTTCCTTTATGGagtaaaaatgaaacaatcGACCCGATAGATCTCGgttattcttttatttcgCCGTTCTCAATGTCATTTGCAAGCAAGggtaatgaaattttggatcCAGGAGAGtcaacaaataaaaatctattttatgaatttcCTAATGGAACAACCGAGCcgtttgaaaaaaactCTGTGCATTCTGGCAAAGAGACTTTACAGTACAGCGCAACCATAAGCAAATGGAAG gCTATGATAGAGCAAAttatctttcaaaatgatCAGGCAGCCTCACTATCTCTGCAACAGCAACTTAAGAATGAGGATATTGAGGATAATATTAATCTCATTAACACTATTCTTCCGTTTTCTGTTacattaatgaaaaataagtTCGGAAACTTTCTGATACAAAAATGCTTTGAATATAGCACTGAGGCACAATTGCAAAGTTTTAGCtattttctcaaaaaacaTGTGAAGGAGTTATCGATTGACGCGTTTGGTTCTCATGtattacaaaaatcatTAGAAATTTATCCAGAAAGATTTACAAATAACCTAATTGAAGAGCTTATAGAATGCTTACCAGCTACTCTTATGCAAAGACATTCCTGCCATGTATggcaaaaattttttgaaacgaGACGAAAATCATTAGTGGATGGAATCTTTGATCATTTTAATAAGAAGATGCAAGGAAAGTGGCTTCAAGTTTCAGTCAGTGAGATGGGAAGCTTAGTGGTGCAAACCATTTTTGAGaattgtaaagaaaaagataag AGGACTTGCTTAGATGAAATTATTAACAACATGGACCAAATAATATGCGGTCAATGGGGGAACTGGGTTATCCAACATATAATCGAACACGGAAGCGAGCCTGATAAACAGAGGATCCTAAATAGCTTACTGAAAGAAGTTGAGAGCTACAGTACCAACCGTTACGCTTCAAAGGTTGTTGAAAGAGCACTACGAGTCTGTCATGTAACCTTTTTTGATCGCTATGTGAAAGAGATTACCACACCACAGAATGAATTGCCGACGATCTTTCTTCAAGAGATAGCTTCCAATCAATATGGAAATTATATTGTGCAATACCTACTGCAAGTAGCCACACCGTCacaaattaatttaatggCAGAGCACTTAAAAAAGCACATGGTTTCTTTACGCGGTCATAAGTATGGACAAAGAATTGCAGCATTAGTGGAGAAATCAAAATCGTGA